One region of Roseovarius faecimaris genomic DNA includes:
- a CDS encoding Zn-dependent hydrolase, with amino-acid sequence MAAPGQNLKINGDRLWDSLMEMAQIGPGVAGGNNRQTLTDEDGEGRKLFQEWCEAAGCTMGVDAIGNMFATRPGTDPDALPVYVGSHLDTQPTGGKYDGVLGVLAGLELVRTLNDLNIKTRHPIVVTNWTNEEGTRFAPAMLASGVFAGVHDQAWAEDREDADGKKFGDELDRIGWRGEEEVGARKMHAFFELHIEQGPILEAEGKDIGVVTHGQGLSWTQVTITGKDAHTGSTPMPMRRNAGLAMARVLEKVEEIALSHAPDAVGAAGHIDVYPNSRNVIPGKVVFTIDFRSPQKHVIEDMVTRMKAAAKEICADMGCEVEFGVAGGFDPVEFDEGCVAAVRNAAERLGYSHRNLVSGAGHDACWINRVAPTAMVMCPCVDGLSHNEAEEISKDWATAGADVLMHAVVETAEIVE; translated from the coding sequence ATGGCAGCCCCAGGGCAAAACCTCAAAATCAATGGCGACCGGCTCTGGGACAGCCTGATGGAGATGGCCCAAATCGGCCCCGGCGTGGCGGGCGGCAACAATCGTCAGACCCTGACAGATGAGGACGGCGAAGGGCGCAAACTGTTTCAGGAGTGGTGCGAGGCGGCGGGCTGCACCATGGGTGTCGATGCCATCGGCAACATGTTCGCCACGCGCCCCGGCACCGACCCCGACGCCTTGCCGGTCTATGTCGGCTCCCACCTCGACACACAGCCAACGGGCGGCAAGTATGACGGTGTGCTGGGCGTGCTCGCGGGGCTGGAACTGGTGCGCACCCTGAATGACCTCAACATCAAGACACGCCATCCCATCGTTGTCACCAACTGGACAAACGAGGAAGGCACACGCTTTGCCCCTGCCATGCTCGCCTCGGGCGTCTTTGCCGGTGTGCATGATCAGGCCTGGGCCGAGGACCGCGAGGATGCAGACGGCAAGAAGTTCGGTGACGAGCTGGACCGGATCGGCTGGCGCGGTGAGGAAGAGGTCGGCGCGCGCAAGATGCATGCCTTCTTCGAGCTGCATATCGAACAGGGGCCCATCCTGGAGGCCGAAGGCAAGGATATCGGCGTGGTCACCCATGGCCAGGGCCTCAGCTGGACGCAAGTGACCATCACCGGCAAGGATGCCCATACCGGCTCCACCCCGATGCCCATGCGCCGCAACGCAGGCCTCGCCATGGCCCGTGTGCTGGAAAAGGTCGAAGAGATCGCGCTCAGCCACGCCCCCGATGCTGTGGGGGCTGCCGGCCATATCGACGTCTACCCCAACTCGCGCAACGTGATCCCGGGCAAGGTGGTCTTCACGATCGATTTCCGCTCGCCGCAGAAACACGTGATCGAGGACATGGTCACCCGCATGAAAGCCGCCGCGAAGGAGATTTGCGCCGATATGGGCTGCGAGGTCGAATTCGGAGTCGCGGGCGGCTTTGACCCGGTGGAATTCGACGAGGGCTGCGTCGCCGCCGTGCGCAACGCCGCCGAACGTCTGGGCTATTCCCACCGCAACCTTGTATCCGGTGCAGGCCACGACGCCTGCTGGATCAACCGCGTCGCCCCCACGGCGATGGTGATGTGCCCTTGCGTCGATGGCCTGTCGCATAACGAGGCCGAGGAGATTTCAAAGGACTGGGCCACAGCGGGCGCCGATGTGCTGATGCATGCGGTGGTCGAAACGGCGGAGATTGTGGAGTGA
- a CDS encoding N-(5'-phosphoribosyl)anthranilate isomerase codes for MQMITRPTPAAPWIAQLFNAKSARKGAVVRRSMAWVHREVGREEFVREIQRRGYHLIETADQFIVVCHNGPIRILF; via the coding sequence ATGCAGATGATCACCCGTCCCACGCCCGCCGCCCCCTGGATTGCGCAGCTTTTCAATGCGAAATCAGCCAGAAAGGGGGCCGTCGTGCGCCGGTCCATGGCCTGGGTGCATCGCGAGGTTGGGCGTGAGGAGTTTGTCCGCGAGATCCAGCGCCGGGGCTACCACCTGATCGAAACCGCCGATCAGTTCATCGTGGTGTGCCATAACGGTCCGATCCGTATTCTGTTCTGA
- a CDS encoding homocysteine S-methyltransferase family protein — MSLDFTDGSGTQRYLCEGGTETEIMYRHGFEFPHFAVFELLKDPDATAALQAMYAQYLDVVAESGHAALVCGLDYRASPDWGRLLGYSDQGLADMQARCIDFLRDVARPYQDRIGEIRIGGNVGPRGDAYALNKTITAEEAEAYHSVQLHTLKALEVDMAWAATFNNVPEAVGVCRAAARIGLPLVVSFTLTSDHRLRSGPSLREAIEATDAEAGAARPMGYGINCSHPLEFDPALEDGDWTRRIRSIRPNAAMMDKIALCKLDHLEEGDPVELGQQLGALARRYPDIDIWGGCCGTWDKHLAEIGRAIRPSR; from the coding sequence ATGTCACTTGATTTTACCGATGGCAGCGGCACGCAACGCTATCTCTGTGAAGGCGGGACCGAGACCGAGATCATGTATCGCCACGGCTTTGAATTCCCGCATTTTGCCGTGTTCGAGCTGCTCAAAGACCCAGATGCCACCGCCGCGCTGCAGGCCATGTATGCGCAATATCTCGATGTGGTGGCCGAAAGCGGCCACGCGGCGTTGGTGTGCGGGCTGGACTATCGCGCCAGCCCCGATTGGGGCAGGCTGCTGGGCTATTCCGATCAGGGGCTGGCCGACATGCAGGCCCGGTGCATCGACTTTCTGAGGGACGTGGCCCGCCCCTATCAGGACCGGATCGGCGAAATCAGGATCGGCGGCAATGTCGGCCCGCGCGGCGATGCCTACGCCCTGAACAAGACGATCACCGCCGAGGAGGCGGAGGCGTATCACTCGGTGCAACTGCACACGCTCAAGGCGTTGGAGGTGGACATGGCCTGGGCCGCCACGTTCAACAACGTGCCCGAAGCCGTGGGCGTATGCCGGGCGGCGGCCCGCATCGGCCTGCCGCTGGTGGTCTCCTTCACACTGACCAGTGACCACCGTCTGCGCTCGGGGCCAAGCCTGCGGGAGGCGATTGAAGCAACCGATGCCGAGGCCGGGGCCGCCCGTCCGATGGGCTATGGCATCAACTGCTCTCACCCGCTCGAATTCGACCCCGCGCTCGAGGATGGCGACTGGACCCGTCGCATCCGAAGCATCCGGCCGAATGCCGCGATGATGGACAAGATCGCGCTGTGCAAGCTCGACCATCTGGAAGAGGGCGATCCGGTGGAACTGGGCCAGCAACTGGGCGCTCTGGCGCGGCGCTATCCCGATATCGACATCTGGGGCGGGTGCTGCGGGACATGGGACAAGCATCTGGCCGAGATCGGCCGCGCGATACGCCCCTCCCGCTGA
- a CDS encoding ABC transporter permease codes for MGWLIAGLAIWALGWALNTYLAAGPKTRVTRLAVPVIFGVTVILIWECVVRGLEIAPVLLPPPSMIATRFAASTHILWQDFVQTAIKGALTGYILGCGAAFLTAIAVDRFPFLQRGLLPVGNFVAALPIIGMAPILVMWFGFDWQSKAAVVVVMVFFPMLVNTVQGLQDTDAMQRDLMRTYAAGYWKTLLKLRLPAAMPFIFNGLKIATTLALIGAIVAEFFGSPIQGMGFRISTSVGQLAMDLVWAEIVVAALAGSGFYGAVALAEKAMTFWHPSQRGRT; via the coding sequence ATGGGCTGGCTGATCGCAGGGCTCGCCATCTGGGCGCTTGGATGGGCACTCAACACCTATCTGGCGGCAGGCCCCAAAACCCGCGTCACGCGGCTGGCCGTGCCTGTCATCTTCGGCGTGACGGTCATCCTCATCTGGGAATGCGTCGTGCGGGGGCTTGAGATTGCTCCGGTCCTGCTGCCGCCGCCCAGCATGATCGCCACGCGTTTCGCGGCCTCCACGCATATTCTCTGGCAGGATTTTGTACAAACCGCCATCAAGGGCGCCTTGACGGGCTATATCCTGGGCTGCGGTGCCGCGTTCCTCACGGCCATCGCCGTGGACCGCTTCCCCTTTCTGCAGCGCGGGTTGCTGCCGGTGGGCAATTTTGTCGCCGCCCTGCCGATCATCGGCATGGCGCCCATCCTAGTCATGTGGTTCGGCTTCGACTGGCAATCGAAGGCCGCAGTGGTGGTGGTCATGGTGTTCTTTCCGATGCTGGTGAACACCGTGCAGGGCCTGCAGGACACGGACGCCATGCAGCGCGACCTGATGCGCACCTATGCCGCTGGCTATTGGAAGACCCTTCTGAAACTGCGCCTGCCTGCCGCCATGCCCTTCATCTTCAACGGCTTGAAAATCGCCACAACGCTGGCGCTGATCGGGGCGATCGTGGCCGAATTCTTCGGCTCGCCCATCCAGGGCATGGGCTTTCGGATTTCCACCTCCGTGGGGCAACTGGCGATGGATCTGGTCTGGGCCGAGATCGTCGTTGCCGCCCTGGCAGGCTCCGGCTTTTACGGCGCGGTTGCATTGGCCGAGAAAGCCATGACATTCTGGCACCCATCACAACGGGGCCGAACCTAA
- a CDS encoding GIY-YIG nuclease family protein, which translates to MAFYTYILTCHSNTATFIGVTGDLSKRVGRHKSGCGSEYTAKHNINKLVYFEAHDTLSQAFARERKLRRWRHALKDVLINDTNPSWSDLNPEASYA; encoded by the coding sequence ATGGCGTTCTACACCTACATACTCACCTGCCACTCCAACACCGCGACCTTCATCGGCGTTACCGGAGACCTGTCCAAACGCGTCGGAAGGCACAAATCGGGCTGCGGATCGGAATACACTGCCAAGCACAACATCAACAAACTGGTCTATTTCGAGGCGCACGACACACTCTCGCAAGCCTTCGCGCGCGAGCGCAAACTGAGACGTTGGAGACACGCACTGAAAGATGTGCTGATCAACGACACAAATCCAAGCTGGTCCGACCTGAACCCGGAGGCCTCCTACGCGTGA
- a CDS encoding TetR family transcriptional regulator C-terminal domain-containing protein — protein MNVETPQKKPSRIQQRNRAKILDAALEVFAQHGYRGATLDQIAEASGLSKPNILYYFDGKEDIHVTLLGQLMDTWLDPMREIDPGGEPLEELLRYVRRKVEMSFEYPRESRLFANEILQGAPRIAPHLEADLKPLVDRTADLIDGWVGAGRLAPVDARHLIFSIWATTQHYADFEVQVRMLAEDDLRARAVAFLDLMYRRMLKP, from the coding sequence ATGAACGTGGAGACCCCGCAGAAAAAGCCGAGCCGCATCCAGCAGCGCAACCGCGCGAAGATTCTCGATGCGGCGCTGGAGGTGTTTGCGCAGCATGGCTATCGCGGCGCGACGCTGGATCAGATCGCGGAGGCGTCGGGGCTGTCGAAGCCCAATATCCTTTATTATTTCGACGGTAAGGAGGACATCCACGTCACGCTTCTGGGTCAGTTGATGGACACCTGGCTGGATCCGATGCGCGAGATCGACCCCGGAGGCGAGCCGCTGGAGGAGCTTTTGCGCTATGTGCGGCGCAAGGTGGAGATGTCGTTTGAATATCCGCGCGAGAGTCGGCTTTTCGCCAATGAGATCTTGCAGGGCGCACCGCGGATCGCGCCGCATCTGGAGGCAGATCTGAAACCGTTGGTGGACCGGACGGCGGATTTGATCGACGGCTGGGTGGGGGCAGGGCGGCTGGCCCCGGTGGATGCGCGGCACCTGATATTCTCGATCTGGGCGACGACCCAGCATTATGCGGATTTCGAAGTGCAGGTGCGGATGCTGGCCGAGGACGACCTGCGGGCGCGTGCGGTGGCGTTTCTGGATCTGATGTATCGGCGGATGCTCAAGCCTTAA
- a CDS encoding ABC transporter substrate-binding protein, giving the protein MNKFTTTLGLATAALWGTVAQAADDVTLQLKWVTQAQFAGYYVAQDQGFYEEEGLNVTIKPGGPDIAPAQVIAGGGADVVLDWMPSALASREKGLPLVNIAQPFKSSGMMLTCRKDAGIESPEDFRGKTLGVWFFGNEYPFLSWMSQLGIPTEGGEDGVTVLKQGFNVDPILQGQAACVSTMTYNEYWQIIDAGLTPEDLVVFKYEDQGVATLEDGMYVLEDNLNDPAFVDKMTRFVRASMKGWKWAEENPDDAAMIVLDNDATGAQTEEHQKRMMGEIAKLTAGSNGALDPADFQRTVDSLLSGGSDPVITADPGAAAWTHAITDAALN; this is encoded by the coding sequence ATGAACAAGTTTACAACCACGCTGGGCCTGGCCACAGCCGCGCTCTGGGGCACGGTGGCGCAGGCCGCTGACGATGTGACGCTGCAACTCAAATGGGTCACGCAGGCGCAATTCGCGGGCTATTACGTGGCGCAGGATCAGGGCTTTTACGAAGAGGAAGGCCTGAACGTCACCATCAAACCCGGTGGTCCGGATATCGCCCCCGCACAGGTGATTGCCGGTGGCGGCGCCGATGTGGTGCTGGACTGGATGCCCTCAGCACTGGCCAGCCGCGAGAAGGGCCTGCCTCTGGTGAACATCGCCCAGCCCTTCAAAAGCTCAGGCATGATGCTGACCTGCCGCAAGGATGCCGGGATCGAAAGCCCCGAGGATTTCCGCGGCAAGACGCTGGGCGTCTGGTTCTTCGGCAATGAATACCCGTTCCTGAGCTGGATGAGCCAGCTTGGCATCCCCACCGAGGGCGGTGAGGACGGCGTGACCGTGCTCAAGCAAGGCTTCAACGTCGATCCGATCCTGCAAGGTCAGGCGGCCTGTGTGTCGACCATGACCTATAACGAATACTGGCAGATCATCGACGCAGGCCTGACCCCCGAAGATCTCGTCGTGTTCAAATACGAGGATCAGGGCGTCGCCACGCTTGAGGACGGCATGTATGTGCTTGAGGACAACCTGAACGACCCGGCCTTCGTCGACAAGATGACCCGCTTCGTGCGTGCCTCGATGAAAGGCTGGAAATGGGCCGAGGAGAACCCGGATGACGCCGCGATGATCGTGCTCGACAATGACGCGACCGGTGCCCAGACCGAAGAGCATCAGAAGCGGATGATGGGCGAGATCGCCAAGCTCACCGCAGGTTCCAACGGCGCGCTCGACCCGGCGGATTTCCAGCGCACGGTGGACAGCCTTCTGTCAGGTGGCTCTGACCCGGTGATCACCGCCGATCCGGGCGCAGCCGCCTGGACCCATGCGATCACGGATGCCGCGCTGAACTGA
- a CDS encoding TetR/AcrR family transcriptional regulator: MPQTARPVSKKEIRQENERLILEAAEKTFAEAGFGGATMQLIADVAGLPKANLHYYFPTKEALYRQVVQNIFQDWLKAADVFDAAPGPVEGIGAYIDAKLEISRRHPAGSKVWASEVMHRAPVIQDYLETTLVEWTEGRMAVIRRWIDEGQMDEVDPRHLLYMLWATTQHYADFGHQIETLNGGAPLSADQWEEVKASVKTIILKGIGAL; encoded by the coding sequence ATGCCGCAAACTGCCCGACCTGTAAGCAAGAAAGAAATCCGCCAGGAGAATGAACGGCTGATCCTGGAGGCGGCGGAAAAAACCTTTGCGGAGGCGGGGTTTGGCGGGGCGACAATGCAGCTGATTGCCGATGTGGCGGGGCTGCCCAAGGCCAATCTGCATTACTATTTTCCCACCAAGGAGGCGCTCTATCGTCAGGTGGTGCAGAACATCTTTCAGGACTGGCTGAAGGCGGCGGATGTATTTGACGCGGCCCCCGGCCCGGTAGAGGGAATCGGGGCCTATATCGACGCCAAGCTGGAGATCAGCCGCCGCCATCCGGCGGGCTCGAAAGTCTGGGCCAGCGAGGTGATGCACCGCGCGCCGGTCATTCAGGATTATCTGGAGACGACGCTGGTCGAATGGACCGAGGGGCGCATGGCGGTGATCCGGCGCTGGATCGACGAGGGGCAGATGGACGAGGTGGACCCGCGGCATCTGCTTTATATGCTCTGGGCCACGACCCAGCATTACGCGGATTTCGGGCACCAGATCGAGACGCTGAATGGCGGCGCGCCGCTGTCGGCGGATCAGTGGGAGGAGGTCAAGGCCTCGGTCAAGACGATCATCCTCAAGGGGATCGGCGCGCTCTGA
- a CDS encoding TetR/AcrR family transcriptional regulator, whose protein sequence is MTFLKPRSTETNRDKLMTVAELAILEKGYAATSIEEVIAEVGITKSGFFYHFRDKSELVKAILERHLIAEDAWFESMFSRARELSDDPLQEYLIFLRLLRESMESLPDVHPGCLIAATCFQERLFERDVHELADAALRKWREQFHTRLTKIAEIYPPKVEVDLVALADMVTVLTDGGIILSKTFREKEVLPRQIELYRQFIKSIFLSPQPRGTH, encoded by the coding sequence ATGACATTTCTGAAACCGCGCAGCACCGAAACCAACCGCGACAAGTTGATGACCGTGGCAGAACTGGCCATTCTGGAGAAGGGATATGCCGCCACCTCGATCGAGGAGGTGATCGCCGAGGTGGGCATCACCAAGAGCGGTTTCTTCTACCATTTCCGGGACAAGAGCGAACTGGTGAAGGCCATTCTGGAACGTCATCTGATCGCCGAGGATGCGTGGTTTGAAAGCATGTTTTCCCGTGCGCGAGAGTTGAGCGATGACCCGTTGCAGGAATACCTGATTTTCCTGCGGCTGCTGCGCGAAAGCATGGAGAGCCTTCCCGATGTGCATCCCGGCTGCCTGATCGCGGCCACCTGTTTTCAGGAGAGGCTGTTCGAACGCGACGTGCATGAGCTGGCCGACGCCGCCCTGCGCAAATGGCGCGAGCAGTTTCATACCCGTCTGACAAAGATCGCGGAGATTTATCCGCCAAAGGTCGAGGTCGATCTGGTGGCGCTCGCGGATATGGTGACGGTGCTCACCGATGGCGGGATCATCCTGTCAAAGACCTTCCGCGAGAAAGAGGTGCTGCCCCGGCAGATCGAGCTTTACCGGCAGTTCATCAAGTCGATCTTTCTGAGCCCGCAGCCGCGCGGCACGCACTGA
- a CDS encoding ABC transporter permease — MKNILPILTVVAAIFVIWYAAAVALNAPWAKDKAQRAGVSLGFSELVADTWSQDKPKLPAPHQVGAEIWKTTGGMVLAGRAFSKRSLIYHSWVTFSSTALGFLLGTALGVALAVGIVYNRTMDMSVMPWVIASQTIPILAIAPMIIVVLNAVGISGLLPKAMISMYLSFFPVVVGMVKGLRSPGVMQLDQMHTWNASPSQMFWKLRLPSSMPYLFTSLKIAMAASLVGAIVGELPTGAVAGLGARLLAGSYYGQTIQIWSALIMAATLAALLVGLIGLLQRVTLKRMGMA, encoded by the coding sequence ATGAAAAACATCCTGCCCATTCTCACCGTTGTCGCCGCGATTTTCGTGATCTGGTACGCCGCAGCCGTGGCTCTCAATGCGCCCTGGGCCAAGGACAAGGCCCAGCGGGCGGGGGTGAGCCTCGGCTTTTCCGAATTGGTGGCCGACACCTGGAGCCAGGACAAGCCCAAGCTGCCCGCGCCGCATCAGGTTGGCGCGGAGATCTGGAAAACCACGGGCGGGATGGTGCTGGCAGGCCGCGCCTTTTCCAAGCGGTCGCTGATCTATCACTCCTGGGTCACGTTCAGCTCTACAGCTCTTGGTTTTTTGCTGGGCACGGCGCTTGGCGTCGCGCTGGCGGTGGGGATTGTCTATAACCGCACGATGGACATGTCCGTCATGCCCTGGGTCATCGCCAGCCAGACGATCCCGATCCTGGCCATTGCGCCGATGATCATTGTGGTGCTCAATGCGGTGGGCATTTCGGGGCTGCTGCCCAAGGCGATGATCTCGATGTATCTCAGCTTCTTCCCCGTGGTCGTCGGCATGGTCAAGGGTCTGCGCAGCCCCGGAGTGATGCAGCTTGACCAGATGCACACCTGGAACGCCTCGCCGTCGCAGATGTTCTGGAAGCTGCGCCTGCCGTCGTCGATGCCCTATCTCTTTACCTCGCTCAAGATCGCCATGGCGGCGAGCCTGGTGGGCGCCATCGTCGGAGAGCTGCCCACGGGCGCTGTCGCGGGGCTTGGCGCGCGGCTCTTGGCAGGCAGCTATTATGGCCAGACGATCCAGATCTGGAGCGCGCTCATCATGGCCGCGACGCTGGCCGCCCTGCTGGTCGGGCTCATCGGCCTCTTGCAGCGGGTCACCCTCAAACGCATGGGGATGGCGTGA
- the hydA gene encoding dihydropyrimidinase has translation MTTKVIKGGQVCTADRTWKADVLIEDEKIKQIGEDLKGDEYIDAEGAYVIPGGIDPHTHLEMPFMGTTAAETFETGTWAAACGGTTMLVDFCLPGADGSIKNAINEWHRKSAPQICSDIGYHMAITGWDETIFNEMKDAVDMGVNSFKHFMAYKGALMIEDDEMFASFKRCKELGALPMVHAENGDLVAELQEKYFNEGITGPEGHCYSRPPELEGEAANRAITIADTAGVPLYIVHVSCEQAHEAIRRARQKGMRVYGEPLAQFLMLDETEYFNVDWDHAARRVMSPPFRSKDHQDSLWAGLQAGSLQVVATDHAAFNTEQKRAGRNDFRIIPNGSNGLEERMPTLWTYGVETGRLTPNEFVAVTSTNIAKILNIYPKKGAIVEGADADIVVWDPKISKTISAANHHSILDYNVFEGFEVTANARHTLSRGEVIWSWGQNSQPQPGRGRFVPRPPFPSAHEALSKWKALTAPKMIERDPLNIPAGI, from the coding sequence ATGACCACCAAAGTCATCAAGGGCGGGCAGGTCTGCACCGCCGACCGTACGTGGAAGGCCGATGTCCTGATCGAGGACGAAAAGATCAAGCAGATCGGCGAAGACCTGAAAGGCGACGAATATATCGACGCCGAAGGGGCCTATGTCATCCCCGGCGGGATCGACCCGCATACCCATCTGGAAATGCCCTTCATGGGCACCACCGCCGCCGAGACATTCGAGACCGGCACCTGGGCCGCGGCCTGTGGCGGCACCACGATGCTGGTGGATTTCTGTCTGCCGGGCGCTGACGGCTCCATCAAGAACGCGATCAACGAATGGCACCGCAAATCAGCACCCCAGATCTGCTCGGACATCGGCTATCACATGGCGATCACCGGCTGGGACGAGACGATCTTTAACGAGATGAAGGACGCCGTGGATATGGGCGTCAACTCCTTCAAGCATTTCATGGCCTACAAAGGCGCCCTGATGATCGAGGATGACGAAATGTTCGCCTCCTTCAAGCGCTGCAAGGAGCTGGGCGCTTTGCCCATGGTCCATGCCGAAAACGGCGATCTGGTGGCCGAGCTGCAGGAGAAATATTTCAACGAGGGCATCACCGGCCCCGAAGGGCACTGCTATTCCCGCCCGCCCGAACTGGAAGGCGAGGCCGCGAACCGCGCCATCACCATCGCCGACACCGCGGGCGTGCCGCTCTATATCGTGCATGTCAGCTGTGAGCAGGCGCATGAGGCGATCCGCCGCGCGCGCCAGAAAGGCATGCGGGTCTATGGCGAGCCTCTGGCGCAGTTCCTGATGCTGGACGAGACCGAGTATTTCAACGTCGACTGGGACCACGCCGCGCGCCGGGTCATGTCGCCCCCCTTCCGCTCCAAGGATCATCAGGATTCGCTCTGGGCCGGTCTGCAAGCGGGCTCGCTGCAAGTCGTCGCCACCGATCACGCCGCCTTCAACACCGAGCAGAAACGCGCCGGCCGCAATGACTTCCGCATCATCCCCAACGGCTCCAACGGGCTGGAGGAACGCATGCCGACGCTCTGGACCTATGGGGTTGAGACCGGCCGGCTCACGCCGAACGAGTTTGTCGCCGTGACCTCCACCAACATCGCCAAGATCCTCAACATCTACCCCAAGAAAGGGGCGATCGTCGAAGGGGCCGATGCCGATATCGTGGTGTGGGACCCGAAGATTTCCAAGACCATCTCTGCGGCCAACCACCATTCGATCCTCGACTATAACGTGTTCGAGGGCTTTGAGGTGACCGCCAATGCCCGCCACACGCTCTCGCGCGGTGAAGTCATCTGGTCCTGGGGACAGAACTCGCAACCGCAGCCCGGCCGTGGCCGCTTCGTCCCGCGCCCGCCTTTCCCCTCGGCGCATGAGGCTTTGTCGAAGTGGAAGGCGCTGACCGCACCGAAGATGATCGAACGTGATCCTCTGAACATTCCGGCGGGGATTTGA
- a CDS encoding ABC transporter ATP-binding protein: MGTDTIISANNLSLTFQTNDGPVHALKDVNLDVHKGDFVSFIGPSGCGKTTFLRCVADLEHPTAGTITVNGMSAEEARRKRAYGYVFQAAGLYPWRTIGGNIRLPLEIMGYAKSDQDERVARVLELVDLAGFEKKFPWQLSGGMQQRASIARALAFDADILLMDEPFGALDEIVRDHLNEQLLHLWDTTHKTIGFVTHSIPEAVYLSTKIVVMSPRPGRITDVIESPLPRERPLEIRDTPEFIEIAHRVRDGLRAGHGDDV, translated from the coding sequence TTGGGCACAGACACAATCATCAGTGCGAATAACCTCTCACTGACCTTCCAGACCAACGATGGCCCGGTGCATGCCCTGAAGGACGTCAATCTTGACGTGCACAAGGGCGATTTCGTGAGTTTCATCGGCCCCTCGGGCTGTGGCAAGACGACCTTCCTGCGCTGCGTGGCCGATCTGGAGCATCCCACGGCGGGCACGATCACCGTCAACGGCATGTCCGCCGAAGAGGCCCGCCGCAAGCGCGCCTATGGCTATGTTTTCCAGGCGGCGGGCCTGTATCCGTGGCGCACCATCGGCGGCAATATCCGCCTGCCGCTGGAGATCATGGGCTATGCCAAATCCGATCAGGATGAGCGTGTCGCCCGGGTGCTGGAACTGGTGGACCTCGCCGGGTTCGAGAAGAAATTCCCCTGGCAGCTGTCAGGAGGAATGCAGCAACGCGCCTCCATCGCCCGCGCGCTGGCCTTCGATGCCGATATCCTGCTGATGGACGAACCCTTCGGCGCGCTGGACGAGATCGTGCGCGACCACCTCAACGAACAGCTTCTGCATCTGTGGGACACCACCCACAAGACCATCGGCTTCGTCACCCATTCGATCCCCGAGGCGGTGTATCTGTCGACCAAGATCGTCGTCATGTCGCCGCGCCCGGGCCGCATCACGGACGTGATCGAAAGCCCCCTGCCGCGCGAGCGCCCGCTGGAAATCCGCGACACGCCCGAGTTCATCGAAATCGCCCACCGCGTCCGCGATGGCCTGCGCGCGGGGCATGGCGATGACGTCTGA